GTAAATCCAATATCAAGGTGCGAAAGTTGGACAATATAAATCGTCTTAACTGATGAGCGAGTGAGAATTGACGTATCAGCCTGCAAAATATCTGCCTCCAAAAATAAGCTGAGAGTTAAGATTAAAATTATCAACAAGCGGTAATTCACCATGGATTGTTTTATCTCCCCAACTGTTTTCTAGTATATAAGGAATTGAGTGGTCAATAATTGATACCTTCATATTAATGAAATGCAGGCTTGGAGACGACCATCAAGCGGTATTTACTGCTAACACCAGCACGTTCCACCTCGACCGAAATTCGTTCTCTTGGACGACGTGCGGCGATGTAGTGGACTAGCCATGCGGAGGATGGAACGTGCTGTCCATCAACGGACGTAATTATATCTCCTGCTTTCAAGCCCCATTTTTCAGCAGGGCCGCCGGAATAAACAGCGGCAATTTTGACTTTTTGGCCAGCGTCCACTGTTTCTATTCCAAGCCAAGTCGGCTGGTAGGTTCTTAAAAACTCTTTTAGGTCAGTGCCAGTTATTTTATTGACAGCCCTGAGAAGTGTGCTTCCGTTTATGTAACGGTGCTTTGAAGCAGCTTCGACAATCTGGGCGATTACATAATCTCCATATCTATTCGTTAATTCATGAATTAACCCTAGCGAAGCGAGGTAATAAGCTCTCTCATTTGCTGTATATTCTTCGCAGTTGTTCCAATCTAAAAGAAGCTCACGGATTCGTGAGAGTTCGGCATATATATCAGTTGGTGGCTGATACTCTTCGCCAAATAGTTCGCGGTTTAGGATTTCGCCTGCTAATTCGGAAACTCCATCGCGAAACCATCGAGTTTCGTTAACTAACCCTCCGCCGAATATGCAATAGTCGCCAAGGAAAAGCTCTCGTCTGCTGAGCGATGCAAGCATGGATGCTTCGGTTAACTCATGTGCTATTCCGCTACTCCATTCCGGGAGAACCACGCCATTCGGTAAAATAAGCAATGGTAGTTTAAGCTCGCGTTGTTTCCGAAGAGGTATGCGAAGGCGATAGCCGCAAGATGTGTTTGTAACCGGAACGAGATATATGATTGGTTTGAAAGCCCAAATTATGCCTGTTCGCTCTGCTATTTTAATTCGTGCTTTTTCAAATGCATCGGCTACTTGCTTGGCAAGCGCAGACATTCCATTTGGGTAGTGAACGATGACGTTGGGGTATTCAACGAAAGCAACGTAATTTTGAGAAGCGATTATGGTGGCAGCGTCTACCTTCTCATCGCCGATACCAAGATCCATGTGCATCGGGAAAAG
This region of Armatimonadota bacterium genomic DNA includes:
- a CDS encoding PDZ domain-containing protein, which encodes MVISSLRLMVIGIMVAVVCGCEPVMRELQYTNPRTRLFPMHMDLGIGDEKVDAATIIASQNYVAFVEYPNVIVHYPNGMSALAKQVADAFEKARIKIAERTGIIWAFKPIIYLVPVTNTSCGYRLRIPLRKQRELKLPLLILPNGVVLPEWSSGIAHELTEASMLASLSRRELFLGDYCIFGGGLVNETRWFRDGVSELAGEILNRELFGEEYQPPTDIYAELSRIRELLLDWNNCEEYTANERAYYLASLGLIHELTNRYGDYVIAQIVEAASKHRYINGSTLLRAVNKITGTDLKEFLRTYQPTWLGIETVDAGQKVKIAAVYSGGPAEKWGLKAGDIITSVDGQHVPSSAWLVHYIAARRPRERISVEVERAGVSSKYRLMVVSKPAFH